Proteins from a genomic interval of Chanodichthys erythropterus isolate Z2021 chromosome 6, ASM2448905v1, whole genome shotgun sequence:
- the cdk4 gene encoding cyclin-dependent kinase 4 encodes MEQESVVQYEPVAEIGGGAYGTVYKARDRDSGQFVALKSVRVQTNQDGLPLSTVREVALLKRLEQFDHPNIVRLMDVCATLRTDQETKVTLVFEHVDQDLRTYLEKVPAPGLPIHQIRDLMQQLLCGLAFLHSNRVLHRDLKPENILVTSRGQVKLADFGLARIYSCHMALTPVVVTLWYRSPEVLLQTTYATPVDIWSTGCIFAEMFRRTPLFCGDSEVDQLGKIFAVIGLPSEDEWPTDVTLSRQNFSPQNPQPITDCVPEISEKGAELLLEMLTFDPLKRISALNALEHQFFSE; translated from the exons ATGGAGCAGGAGAGCGTGGTGCAGTATGAGCCGGTGGCGGAGATCGGCGGCGGCGCTTACGGGACCGTGTACAAGGCTCGTGATCGAGACAGCGGGCAGTTTGTGGCTCTGAAGAGTGTGAGGGTGCAGACTAATCAGGACGGCCTTCCTCTGTCCACGGTCCGAGAGGTGGCGCTGCTCAAGCGGCTGGAGCAGTTCGACCACCCCAACATCGTCAG GCTCATGGACGTGTGCGCCACGCTGAGAACAGACCAGGAGACGAAAGTGACTCTAGTGTTTGAGCACGTGGATCAGGACCTTAGGACGTACCTGGAGAAAGTGCCGGCGCCCGGACTGCCCATCCACCAGATCAGA GACTTGATGCAGCAGTTACTGTGTGGTTTGGCGTTCTTGCACTCAAATCGGGTTCTCCATCGGGATCTGAAGCCGGAAAACATCCTGGTGACCAGCAGAGGGCAGGTGAAACTGGCCGACTTTGGTTTGGCACGGATCTACAGCTGTCACATGGCGCTCACACCAGTG GTTGTGACGTTGTGGTATCGCTCTCCTGAAGTGCTGCTCCAGACCACATACGCCACACCTGTGGACATCTGGAGCACCGGCTGCATCTTCGCTGAGATGTTCAGACGCAC ACCGCTCTTCTGTGGAGATTCAGAGGTGGACCAGCTGGGGAAGATTTTTGC GGTGATCGGCCTGCCGTCTGAAGACGAGTGGCCGACTGATGTCACTCTGTCCCGTCAGAACTTCAGCCCTCAAAACcctcagccaatcacagactgtGTTCCTGAGATCAGTGAGAAGGGGGCGGAGCTCTTGCTG GAAATGCTGACATTCGACCCGCTGAAGCGAATCTCTGCGCTGAACGCTTTGGAGCATCAGTTCTTTTCAGAATGA